A window from Mya arenaria isolate MELC-2E11 chromosome 9, ASM2691426v1 encodes these proteins:
- the LOC128203634 gene encoding uncharacterized protein LOC128203634 codes for MYYRTCLVLLVNNTRQNNTVIKIDREKKVEQIYAKLIKTLPAPGDTFKKCYHCSEQVRVTHPSMLQRGMHITMPGKKLMWLTDLIKKEIPDFPFIYKHHAIITEVGEVNGQTVKLTLIHANNEEPHVSKRTETIDLKKEYLWIVKYKRKTLDNEAIAKAAEKQFEKKAPGKYHVLKRNCEHFATSCTLGEDQSVQVENLLSAVGGPLPGLIPGCQGLFRIITTVLDEIATGLFGSVAFAGIVLSVAGLANVLYTILMTVGYRKMEKENKLCPCCFKRKILELWMNLAVFIPTSALTFVLCNVAVPLATLPGIGISIVVILLTLLTQWGMSRIIRAICSPFDIEGSPV; via the coding sequence ATGTACTATCGTACCTGTTTGGTCCTGCTCGTGAACAATACCAGACAGAACAACACAGTTATCAAAATAGATCGAGAAAAAAAAGTCGAACAAATTTATGCGAAGTTGATCAAAACCCTTCCTGCCCCAGGGGATACATTCAAAAAATGTTATCACTGCTCTGAACAAGTAAGAGTCACGCATCCATCTATGCTTCAAAGAGGAATGCACATTACCATGCCAGGGAAGAAACTTATGTGGTTGACAGATCTTATTAAAAAGGAGATTCCAGATTTCCCTTTCATATATAAACACCATGCAATCATTACAGAAGTGGGGGAAGTGAATGGTCAAACCGTTAAATTAACACTGATTCATGCCAATAACGAAGAACCTCACGTTTCGAAACGCACCGAAACAATTGATCTGAAAAAAGAGTACCTGTGGATCGTTAAGTACAAAAGAAAAACACTTGATAATGAAGCTATCGCAAAAGCGGCTGAAAAACAGTTCGAAAAGAAAGCGCCAGGGAAATATCACGTATTGAAAAGAAACTGCGAGCACTTTGCGACATCTTGTACTTTAGGCGAAGATCAAAGTGTACAGGTAGAAAACCTTCTTAGTGCTGTAGGGGGGCCGCTACCTGGTCTTATACCAGGATGTCAAGGACTGTTCAGGATAATCACAACAGTCCTCGACGAAATAGCTACAGGACTATTTGGATCAGTGGCCTTTGCTGGTATTGTCCTTTCTGTCGCTGGTTTAGCAAATGTTCTCTATACAATTCTTATGACAGTTGGCTATCGAAAGatggaaaaagaaaacaagCTTTGTCCATGTTGTTTCAAAAGAAAGATTCTAGAGTTATGGATGAACTTGGCTGTTTTTATCCCAACTTCGGCTTTAACCTTTGTGTTATGTAATGTCGCAGTGCCATTAGCCACTTTGCCTGGCATCGGAATATCCATCGTTGTCATTTTGCTTACTTTGTTAACGCAATGGGGTATGTCTAGAATTATACGTGCGATTTGCAGCCCGTTTGACATTGAGGGATCCCCTGTATAA